In Anabaena sphaerica FACHB-251, a genomic segment contains:
- the glcD gene encoding glycolate oxidase subunit GlcD, whose amino-acid sequence MLTQDKEQDKTQIDWKPIIKKFIAVLGEKGVVKRREELLTYECDGLTSYRQTPPVAVLPRTTEQVAEVVKICNQYSVPFIARGSGTGLSGGALPSEDSVLIVTSLMRQILKIDLENQRAIVQPGVINSWVTQAVSGAGFYYAPDPSSQIICSIGGNIAENSGGVHCLKYGVTTNHVLGLKLVLPDGSIVDVGGQIPEMPGYDLTGVFVGSEGTLGIATEITLKILKSAESICVLLADFTSVEAAAASVSDIISAGIIPGGMEMMDNVSINAVEDVVATNCYPRDATAILLVEIDGLEVEVAENKQRVAEICLKNGARNITSAADPETRLKLWKGRKAAFAAAGHISPDYYVQDGVIPRTQLPYVLNEIEAISQKYGYQIANVFHAGDGNLHPLILFDNSIPGELEKVEEAGGEILKLCVKVGGSISGEHGIGADKKCYMPDMFSDTDLETMQWVRQVFNPQGLANPGKIFPTPRTCGEAAKATHQQFSGVERF is encoded by the coding sequence ATGCTAACCCAAGATAAAGAACAAGATAAAACCCAAATAGACTGGAAACCCATCATCAAAAAATTCATCGCTGTCCTGGGTGAAAAAGGAGTAGTAAAACGCCGGGAAGAACTCCTCACCTATGAATGCGACGGTTTAACCAGCTATCGCCAAACACCCCCAGTTGCTGTTTTACCCCGCACCACCGAACAAGTAGCGGAAGTTGTGAAAATATGTAATCAATATTCCGTCCCCTTCATCGCTAGAGGTTCAGGAACCGGTTTATCAGGTGGCGCTTTACCATCAGAAGATTCAGTTTTAATTGTCACATCTTTAATGCGGCAAATTCTCAAAATTGATTTAGAAAATCAGCGTGCTATTGTGCAACCAGGGGTAATTAATAGTTGGGTGACACAAGCTGTTAGCGGTGCTGGTTTTTATTACGCACCAGACCCTTCTAGTCAAATTATCTGCTCAATTGGTGGTAATATTGCTGAAAATTCTGGGGGAGTACATTGTTTAAAATACGGTGTAACAACTAATCATGTTTTGGGTTTAAAACTCGTCCTTCCCGATGGTTCAATTGTGGATGTGGGTGGACAAATTCCCGAAATGCCAGGTTATGATTTAACAGGTGTATTTGTGGGTTCAGAAGGAACTTTAGGAATTGCTACAGAAATAACTTTAAAAATCCTCAAAAGTGCTGAATCAATTTGTGTATTATTAGCAGATTTTACCAGTGTTGAAGCTGCGGCTGCAAGTGTTTCTGATATTATCAGTGCTGGCATTATTCCCGGTGGGATGGAAATGATGGATAATGTTAGTATTAACGCTGTTGAAGATGTTGTTGCTACTAATTGTTATCCCCGTGATGCGACGGCAATTTTGTTAGTAGAAATTGATGGTTTAGAAGTAGAAGTTGCAGAAAATAAACAGCGCGTAGCAGAAATTTGTTTAAAAAATGGAGCGCGGAATATTACTTCTGCTGCTGACCCAGAAACCAGATTAAAATTATGGAAAGGGAGAAAAGCCGCCTTTGCGGCTGCGGGACATATCAGCCCTGATTATTATGTTCAAGATGGGGTAATTCCTCGGACTCAATTACCTTATGTTTTGAATGAAATTGAGGCTATCAGCCAAAAATATGGTTATCAAATTGCGAATGTGTTTCATGCTGGGGATGGAAATCTTCATCCTTTGATTTTATTTGATAATTCTATCCCCGGAGAGTTGGAAAAAGTGGAAGAAGCAGGAGGAGAAATTCTCAAGCTATGTGTAAAAGTTGGTGGTAGCATTTCTGGTGAACACGGTATTGGTGCGGATAAAAAATGTTATATGCCAGATATGTTTAGTGATACAGATTTAGAAACTATGCAATGGGTAAGGCAAGTTTTTAATCCTCAAGGTTTGGCTAACCCTGGTAAAATTTTCCCCACTCCGCGCACTTGTGGAGAAGCTGCAAAAGCAACTCATCAGCAGTTTTCTGGGGTGGAAAGGTTTTAA
- a CDS encoding glycoside hydrolase family 10 protein yields the protein MNRVIRRCFSLLLCLGFVISLTVFPIYSTSVSSQKTNALTTEIRGVWLTNVASGVLFVPWGLERAINQLAALNFNTIYPVAWNRGYTFYNSEVAKSITGANTQPFLNFMQGGKDVLSKLVRLAKNKDLSVIPWFEYGFMTPPNSALAKAHPEWLTSGQQGINSVAENLPDEINNNGVFNRQVWLNPLHPQVQEFILGLILEVVKNYDVDGIQVDDHFGMPVQFGYDSFTVKLYQKEHLGKNPPTDPFDAEWMRWRSDKITDFMVKINQAVKRIKPQAKISLSPNSQYFAYKYYLQDWENWVNKELVDELILQVYRDDNNSFITEIEKPGVKLAMTKIPVSIGISTGTLVSPVDIESIQEKVQIVRDRNFLGFSFFYWESLWGYISPESPQKRRKAFLEMFSTQAVKPLKLKKL from the coding sequence ATGAATAGGGTGATACGCCGTTGTTTTTCATTATTACTATGTTTAGGGTTTGTAATTAGTTTAACAGTATTTCCAATTTATTCTACTTCGGTTTCTTCTCAAAAAACAAATGCTTTAACTACAGAAATCCGTGGCGTTTGGCTGACTAATGTTGCTAGTGGTGTGCTTTTTGTGCCTTGGGGTTTGGAAAGGGCGATCAATCAATTAGCAGCACTTAATTTTAATACAATTTATCCGGTGGCGTGGAACAGAGGTTACACTTTTTACAACAGTGAGGTTGCTAAAAGTATTACTGGTGCAAATACTCAACCTTTTCTCAATTTTATGCAGGGTGGAAAAGATGTTCTGTCCAAGTTGGTAAGGTTGGCAAAAAATAAGGATTTAAGTGTGATTCCTTGGTTTGAATATGGTTTCATGACTCCGCCTAATTCTGCATTGGCTAAGGCGCATCCAGAATGGTTGACAAGTGGGCAACAAGGTATAAATTCTGTGGCTGAAAATCTGCCAGACGAAATTAATAATAATGGTGTTTTTAATCGGCAGGTATGGCTAAATCCTCTTCATCCCCAAGTGCAAGAATTTATCCTGGGTTTAATTTTGGAAGTTGTCAAAAATTACGATGTGGATGGGATTCAAGTTGATGATCATTTTGGAATGCCTGTACAATTTGGTTATGATTCATTTACTGTTAAACTTTACCAAAAAGAACATCTAGGTAAGAATCCACCTACTGATCCTTTTGATGCAGAATGGATGCGGTGGCGGTCAGATAAAATTACTGATTTCATGGTGAAAATTAATCAAGCCGTGAAGAGAATTAAGCCGCAAGCCAAAATATCTCTTTCTCCCAATTCCCAGTATTTTGCCTATAAATACTATTTGCAAGATTGGGAAAATTGGGTAAATAAAGAGTTGGTGGATGAGTTGATTTTGCAGGTATATCGAGATGATAATAATTCTTTTATTACAGAAATTGAAAAACCTGGGGTAAAATTAGCTATGACTAAGATTCCTGTTAGTATCGGTATTTCAACGGGAACTTTAGTTAGTCCTGTGGATATTGAAAGCATTCAAGAAAAGGTACAAATTGTGCGCGATCGCAATTTTTTAGGCTTTTCTTTTTTTTATTGGGAAAGTTTGTGGGGTTACATCTCTCCCGAATCACCCCAAAAGCGACGTAAGGCTTTTTTAGAAATGTTTTCTACTCAGGCTGTTAAACCTTTAAAACTAAAAAAATTGTGA
- a CDS encoding GAF domain-containing protein: protein MKINPVESILDLTKSASLQIFFGTEINEKSSSEQFLLSMYDSVQTSIFIVDVLEDGDFRYFALNPTHERWLGIPSEELRGKKPEDVLSPVDAARVRQRYADCVRFGKTISYEQCLQFQGVNTWWSTTLTPLRNAKSRIYRLIGTSSNITPSKLVEQAGRMQAERERLLEATTLRIRESEDLETFFQQTVKEIRHLLDSDRILIYQFETDYGGVILAESTIMAGDSLLGRKIKDPCFDAKHRERYRRGCIHVVEDIYATGLHPCQRDFLASMQVQANLAIPILSQQNLWGFLIVQYCRETRQWQQEEIDLCKQIALQIGIAVQQSELHKHLKYLQSQLELQKQQHTSQLQQLQNFQALVRLITEQIRDSVDFNQVLQTAVQGLAQLLQLERCQIELYNPSQTSAIVTCEYSSSSPYCQGLTREIADFPQVYQPLLQKQPLQTVEILPGNYLQIQVVSQLACPIFDIQGILGNIWLIKTTEEKFNELEISLVQEVANKCAIAIRQSQLQEKTKAQVKELEKWERRKNEFLKTLSQELRTPVTNISLAAQTLESLLTPNGILDRELVPQLLQILHNECGRENKLINDLLTLTYLKIEPEPPTLIAIDLQAWLTPIVESFRDVADCQKQNLNLNIEKKLPPLETDITDFERIISELLNHACQCTPAGESIIVSANLVAEAVELKVSYSGVDIPSHELTRVFQPFYRFTKNAPWKSSDSGLELALVKEMIKRLNSAIDVKSVDHQITFTLKFPLHPVF, encoded by the coding sequence ATGAAAATCAATCCAGTTGAATCCATTCTAGATTTAACCAAATCAGCATCTTTGCAGATTTTTTTCGGTACAGAAATCAATGAAAAAAGCAGTAGTGAACAATTTCTACTGAGTATGTATGATTCTGTGCAGACATCAATATTTATTGTCGATGTTCTGGAAGATGGGGATTTCCGGTATTTTGCACTTAATCCTACCCATGAAAGGTGGCTTGGTATTCCCTCAGAGGAACTGCGGGGTAAAAAACCAGAGGATGTTCTTTCTCCTGTTGATGCTGCTAGGGTGCGTCAGCGTTATGCTGATTGTGTGCGGTTTGGTAAAACAATTTCCTATGAACAATGTTTACAATTTCAGGGTGTAAATACTTGGTGGAGTACAACTTTAACACCGTTGCGAAATGCCAAATCTAGGATTTATAGACTAATTGGCACTAGTAGCAATATTACCCCCTCAAAGCTGGTAGAACAAGCAGGAAGAATGCAAGCAGAACGGGAACGTTTGCTAGAAGCTACTACTTTGAGAATTCGTGAATCTGAAGATTTAGAAACGTTTTTTCAGCAAACAGTTAAAGAAATTCGCCATTTACTAGATAGCGATCGCATTCTCATTTATCAATTTGAGACTGATTATGGTGGGGTGATTTTGGCTGAATCAACAATTATGGCTGGTGATTCTCTACTAGGAAGAAAAATCAAAGATCCCTGCTTTGATGCCAAACACCGAGAACGCTATAGACGCGGCTGTATTCATGTTGTTGAAGATATTTATGCCACAGGTTTACATCCTTGTCAAAGAGATTTTCTCGCCTCTATGCAGGTGCAAGCTAATCTAGCTATACCAATTTTATCACAACAGAATTTGTGGGGATTTTTGATTGTTCAATATTGTCGAGAAACGAGACAATGGCAGCAAGAAGAAATTGATTTATGTAAACAAATTGCTCTTCAAATTGGTATTGCTGTACAACAATCTGAACTACATAAACACCTAAAATATCTGCAATCACAACTAGAATTACAAAAGCAACAGCACACATCCCAATTACAGCAATTGCAGAATTTTCAAGCACTTGTCAGGCTGATCACTGAACAAATCCGGGATAGTGTGGATTTTAATCAAGTGCTACAAACTGCGGTTCAAGGATTAGCACAATTATTGCAACTAGAACGATGTCAAATCGAACTTTATAATCCCAGCCAAACATCAGCGATCGTTACCTGTGAGTATAGTTCTAGTTCACCTTATTGTCAGGGATTAACGAGAGAGATTGCAGACTTTCCTCAAGTTTATCAGCCACTGTTGCAAAAACAACCCTTGCAAACAGTGGAAATTCTCCCTGGCAACTATCTACAAATACAGGTTGTTTCTCAACTCGCTTGTCCAATTTTTGATATTCAAGGTATTTTAGGTAATATTTGGTTAATTAAAACTACAGAAGAAAAGTTTAATGAATTAGAGATATCCTTAGTGCAGGAAGTAGCTAACAAATGTGCGATCGCCATTCGACAATCTCAGCTACAGGAAAAAACTAAAGCACAGGTAAAAGAACTAGAAAAATGGGAACGACGCAAAAATGAATTCCTGAAAACCCTTTCTCAAGAACTCCGCACACCTGTTACTAACATTAGTCTTGCTGCTCAAACTTTAGAAAGTTTGCTCACTCCAAATGGTATTCTTGATAGAGAATTAGTACCGCAACTTTTGCAGATTTTACATAACGAGTGTGGACGCGAAAACAAATTAATTAACGATTTACTCACTCTTACATATCTCAAAATTGAACCAGAACCACCGACATTAATCGCTATTGACTTACAAGCTTGGCTAACTCCCATTGTTGAGTCTTTTCGGGATGTTGCAGATTGCCAGAAACAAAACTTAAATTTGAATATTGAGAAAAAACTTCCACCTTTAGAAACTGATATCACTGATTTTGAGCGCATTATTAGCGAACTGCTTAATCATGCTTGTCAATGTACCCCCGCAGGTGAATCAATCATTGTTTCTGCTAACTTAGTTGCAGAAGCAGTAGAGTTGAAAGTCAGCTATTCCGGTGTAGACATTCCCAGTCATGAACTAACACGGGTTTTTCAGCCATTTTATCGCTTTACTAAAAACGCTCCTTGGAAATCCAGCGATTCTGGATTAGAATTGGCCTTGGTGAAAGAGATGATAAAGCGTTTAAACAGTGCAATTGATGTCAAAAGTGTTGATCATCAAATCACCTTCACGCTTAAATTCCCGCTGCATCCAGTTTTTTAA
- the nagZ gene encoding beta-N-acetylhexosaminidase, with product MSVKQHLQSFGNHLILGVSGTTLSDDDKRVLNELKPVGVIFFAKNFLDGVPYPVWLESFKNLIQQTREYTERDFLFTSLDHEGGRVVRTPLPITRFPYAYLLRSQAYQVAKATALELKSLGINLSFSPVADIFSNPQNPIIGPRAFGTTPATASQSAREYYQGLRERDILGCAKHFPGHGDTSTDSHLELPILNLSLEELRKRELIPFQTLIQEQIPLIMTAHILFPQIDPEVPATLSKTILNHILREELNFQGVVVSDDLDMKAVSDMFMQSGTVARAFNAGCDLFIVSRNINSSSLERTYKIAEDFAKCLNNGSLNEAVVEAAQKRIEKLLAVTPQYPVYQLEKEILVNHAELAITCSFE from the coding sequence ATGTCAGTAAAACAGCATTTACAAAGCTTTGGCAATCACCTCATTCTCGGTGTTTCGGGTACAACCTTAAGCGATGATGATAAACGGGTTCTCAATGAGTTAAAACCTGTTGGGGTGATATTTTTCGCTAAAAACTTTCTTGATGGTGTACCTTATCCGGTTTGGTTAGAAAGCTTTAAGAATTTAATTCAACAAACACGAGAATATACTGAACGTGATTTCCTGTTTACCAGCTTAGATCATGAGGGTGGAAGGGTTGTCAGGACTCCTTTACCCATTACTCGCTTTCCTTATGCTTATTTGCTGCGCTCGCAAGCCTATCAAGTAGCAAAAGCTACGGCTTTAGAATTAAAATCACTGGGAATTAATCTTTCTTTTTCTCCCGTTGCTGATATTTTTTCTAACCCTCAAAACCCTATTATTGGTCCCCGCGCTTTCGGGACAACTCCAGCAACTGCTAGTCAAAGTGCGCGGGAATATTACCAAGGACTCAGGGAAAGGGATATTCTCGGTTGTGCTAAACATTTTCCTGGACATGGAGACACTAGCACAGATTCTCATTTAGAGTTACCAATATTAAATCTAAGTTTAGAAGAGTTGCGAAAACGGGAGTTGATACCTTTTCAGACTCTCATTCAGGAACAGATACCGCTAATTATGACAGCACATATTTTGTTCCCGCAAATTGATCCAGAAGTTCCAGCGACATTATCCAAAACGATTTTAAATCACATTCTTCGGGAAGAATTAAATTTTCAAGGAGTGGTTGTTTCTGATGACTTAGATATGAAAGCTGTTTCGGATATGTTTATGCAGTCGGGAACAGTAGCGCGTGCGTTTAATGCTGGTTGTGATTTATTTATAGTATCACGAAATATCAATTCTTCATCCTTAGAGAGAACATATAAAATAGCAGAAGATTTTGCTAAGTGTTTAAATAATGGTAGTTTAAATGAAGCAGTTGTAGAAGCTGCTCAGAAGAGAATTGAGAAATTACTAGCTGTCACACCTCAATATCCAGTTTATCAACTTGAAAAAGAAATTTTAGTCAATCATGCCGAGTTAGCTATTACTTGCAGTTTTGAGTAG
- the pds gene encoding 15-cis-phytoene desaturase: MRVAIAGAGLAGLSCAKYLIDAGHTPIILERRDVLGGLVAAWKDSDGDWYETGLHAFFGAYPNMLQLLKELGIEDRLQWKEHTLIFNQPDKPGTLSRFDVPDIPSPFNIIASIIRNNDMLTWEQKIRFAIGLLPAIVRGQKYVEEMDKYSFSDWLKRQGVGDRVASDVFIAASKALTFINPDEVSSTILLTALNRFLQERYGSKIAFLDGSPTERLCQPIVDYITERGGQVRLNAPLKEILLNPDGTVKGLLLRGLNGEPDEEVTADFYVSAISVDPLKVMLPEPWKQMEFFQKLEGLEGVPVINLHLWFDRKLTDIDHLLFSRSPLLSVYADMSNTCREYAHPSRSMLELVLAPAKDWISKSDEEIVWATMAELEKLFPDHFKGDNPAKLLKSHVVKTPRSVYKATPGRQQYRPPQKTPIANFFLSGSYTMQRYLGSMEGAVLSGKLTAQAISDSIAPSVANSSNLQTLTRLPATNAATA, encoded by the coding sequence ATGCGAGTTGCTATCGCTGGTGCTGGTTTAGCAGGACTTTCCTGCGCGAAATATCTAATAGATGCAGGCCACACACCCATTATCTTGGAGCGTAGGGATGTATTGGGTGGTCTAGTGGCAGCGTGGAAAGACTCTGACGGCGACTGGTACGAAACCGGGTTACACGCCTTCTTTGGGGCATACCCCAATATGCTGCAACTACTTAAAGAGTTGGGCATTGAAGACCGACTCCAGTGGAAAGAGCATACACTGATTTTTAATCAACCCGATAAGCCCGGAACACTATCACGTTTTGATGTTCCCGATATTCCTTCTCCATTTAATATCATTGCCTCAATTATTCGTAACAATGATATGTTGACTTGGGAGCAGAAGATTCGTTTCGCCATTGGTTTGCTTCCAGCCATAGTTCGCGGCCAAAAGTATGTTGAGGAGATGGACAAGTACAGCTTCTCAGATTGGTTAAAAAGACAAGGTGTTGGTGATAGGGTCGCCAGTGATGTGTTTATTGCTGCTTCTAAGGCGCTAACCTTTATCAACCCCGATGAAGTTTCTTCTACAATTTTATTAACCGCCCTCAATCGTTTTTTACAAGAACGATACGGCTCTAAAATTGCTTTTTTGGATGGTTCTCCCACAGAACGACTCTGCCAACCTATCGTTGATTACATTACCGAACGAGGTGGACAAGTCAGACTAAATGCGCCCTTAAAAGAGATTTTGCTCAACCCTGATGGTACAGTAAAAGGGTTATTGTTGCGCGGGTTAAATGGGGAGCCAGATGAAGAAGTGACAGCAGACTTTTACGTATCAGCCATATCGGTTGACCCATTAAAAGTTATGTTGCCAGAACCTTGGAAGCAGATGGAATTCTTCCAAAAGCTAGAAGGTTTAGAAGGTGTACCAGTAATTAACCTCCATCTATGGTTTGATCGGAAGTTAACAGACATTGATCACCTACTTTTTTCGCGATCGCCCCTCCTCAGCGTTTATGCTGATATGAGCAACACTTGTCGCGAATATGCTCACCCCTCTCGCTCAATGCTGGAATTAGTTCTAGCTCCCGCCAAAGATTGGATTAGCAAATCTGACGAGGAAATTGTCTGGGCTACTATGGCCGAGTTGGAAAAACTCTTTCCTGACCACTTTAAAGGAGACAACCCGGCAAAACTGCTGAAGTCTCACGTCGTCAAAACGCCGCGTTCAGTTTACAAAGCGACCCCTGGTCGTCAACAGTACCGTCCACCCCAAAAAACTCCTATAGCCAACTTCTTTTTGAGCGGGAGTTACACCATGCAACGCTATCTAGGCAGTATGGAGGGAGCAGTACTTTCTGGTAAGCTAACAGCACAGGCGATCTCCGATAGCATAGCGCCATCGGTAGCAAACTCTTCTAACCTGCAAACGCTAACTCGACTGCCCGCAACGAATGCTGCAACTGCCTGA
- the crtB gene encoding 15-cis-phytoene synthase CrtB has product MLQLPDSPPRMKTLVSVDESYKLCQELTAKYAKTFYLGTLLMSPAKRQSVWAIYAWCRRTDELVDGPASAITTPETLDLWEKQLESIFAGHPLDNYDVALVDTLQSFALEIQPFRDMIAGQRMDLYRSRYEKFEDLYLYCYRVAGTVGLMSTTIMGIDTSLYTAPWYQNKKPYLPIDEAIALGIANQLTNILRDVGEDARRGRIYIPLEDLAKFNYSEEELFQGILDDRWRSLMQFQIDRARQYYTKADQGISYLAPDARWPVWAASMLYGQILDVIERNDYEVFSQRAYVPQWQKLRTLPAAWMRSQVL; this is encoded by the coding sequence ATGCTGCAACTGCCTGATTCCCCCCCGCGCATGAAAACGCTGGTCTCTGTAGATGAGTCCTACAAACTTTGTCAGGAACTCACAGCCAAGTATGCCAAAACTTTTTACCTGGGTACATTGCTGATGAGTCCGGCAAAGCGTCAATCTGTTTGGGCAATATACGCTTGGTGTCGCCGCACAGATGAATTAGTAGATGGCCCCGCATCTGCTATAACCACGCCAGAAACCCTAGACCTATGGGAAAAGCAGCTGGAATCAATTTTTGCGGGACATCCATTAGATAATTACGACGTAGCTTTAGTAGACACACTCCAAAGCTTTGCCCTGGAAATTCAACCCTTTCGGGATATGATTGCTGGTCAGCGCATGGATTTATACCGCAGTCGCTATGAAAAGTTTGAAGATTTGTATCTCTACTGCTACCGGGTTGCTGGCACTGTCGGCTTGATGTCAACCACGATTATGGGTATAGATACCAGCCTCTATACAGCACCCTGGTATCAAAATAAAAAACCTTATCTTCCCATAGACGAAGCGATCGCCTTGGGTATAGCCAACCAACTGACCAACATTCTCCGCGATGTGGGTGAGGACGCACGCAGGGGCAGAATCTATATCCCCCTAGAAGACTTGGCTAAATTCAACTATAGCGAAGAAGAACTTTTTCAAGGTATTTTAGACGACCGTTGGCGTTCCTTGATGCAGTTTCAAATTGATCGCGCCCGCCAATATTACACCAAAGCCGATCAGGGAATTAGCTATCTCGCCCCTGATGCCCGTTGGCCAGTTTGGGCAGCATCTATGCTATATGGACAGATTTTAGATGTGATTGAGCGCAATGATTATGAAGTGTTCAGTCAACGTGCTTATGTTCCCCAGTGGCAAAAATTGCGTACCTTGCCAGCAGCTTGGATGCGATCGCAAGTTTTATAA
- a CDS encoding ABC transporter substrate-binding protein has product MAKFSVSLALSMATLASGFLLGACENTTTTNGVASNGTTATPAANTTTTAASAKGLKIGSLLPTTGDLASIGQQMVGSVPLLVETVNACGGVNGEKVTLVEVDDQTKPETGAAGMTKLATVDKVAGVVGSFASSVSTAAISVAAPNKVMLVSPGSTSPVFTEKAQKGDFKGYWARTAPPDTYQALALAQLAKKKGFKRVSTVVINNDYGVGFEKAFVQTFEKLGGTVVNKDKPVRYDPKAQTFETEAGAAFAGKPDAVLAVMYAETGSLFLKAAYQQGVAKGVQIMLTDGVKSDSFPEQVGKGPDGKYLLSGAIGTVPGSSGKGLEAFNKLWKDKKGGTPGEYAPQAWDAGALLVLAAQAAKENTGVGIASKIREVSAGDGTPVSDVCAGLKLLKEGKKINYQGASGDVDVDANGDVIGVYDVWTVENDGKIKVIDKVSPK; this is encoded by the coding sequence ATGGCAAAATTTAGTGTTTCCCTGGCTTTAAGTATGGCAACCCTAGCCAGTGGTTTTCTCTTAGGCGCTTGTGAAAATACCACCACAACCAATGGTGTGGCCAGCAACGGAACTACCGCCACCCCAGCAGCCAACACCACTACCACGGCTGCTAGTGCTAAAGGCTTAAAAATAGGCAGTTTATTACCAACAACAGGTGATTTAGCTTCCATCGGACAACAAATGGTTGGTTCAGTTCCCCTGCTGGTGGAAACTGTCAACGCTTGCGGTGGTGTCAACGGAGAAAAAGTCACATTAGTAGAAGTAGACGACCAAACCAAACCCGAAACCGGTGCAGCAGGTATGACCAAACTAGCAACGGTGGATAAAGTTGCTGGTGTAGTTGGTTCCTTTGCTAGTAGCGTTTCTACAGCTGCTATCTCAGTTGCTGCTCCTAACAAAGTCATGCTAGTTTCCCCTGGTAGTACCAGCCCCGTATTTACCGAAAAAGCCCAAAAAGGCGATTTTAAAGGATATTGGGCGCGGACTGCTCCTCCAGATACCTACCAAGCATTAGCTTTAGCCCAACTTGCTAAGAAAAAAGGTTTTAAAAGAGTTTCTACAGTCGTCATCAACAACGACTATGGCGTAGGTTTTGAAAAAGCATTTGTGCAAACTTTTGAAAAATTGGGTGGAACCGTAGTTAATAAAGATAAACCTGTCCGCTATGACCCCAAAGCCCAAACCTTTGAAACAGAAGCGGGTGCTGCTTTCGCTGGTAAACCTGATGCTGTATTAGCGGTTATGTATGCGGAAACAGGTAGTTTATTCCTTAAAGCTGCTTACCAGCAAGGTGTAGCCAAGGGAGTACAGATCATGCTGACTGACGGAGTGAAATCAGATAGTTTCCCTGAACAAGTAGGTAAAGGTCCTGATGGCAAATATCTGTTATCTGGGGCGATAGGTACAGTTCCCGGTTCCAGTGGTAAAGGTTTAGAAGCCTTTAATAAATTGTGGAAAGACAAAAAAGGCGGTACGCCAGGAGAATACGCACCTCAAGCCTGGGATGCTGGGGCTTTGTTGGTATTAGCAGCCCAAGCAGCCAAGGAAAATACAGGTGTAGGTATTGCTAGTAAAATTCGGGAAGTTTCTGCTGGTGATGGTACACCTGTGAGTGATGTTTGTGCAGGACTGAAGCTACTTAAAGAAGGGAAAAAGATTAATTACCAAGGTGCCAGCGGTGATGTGGATGTCGATGCTAACGGTGATGTAATTGGTGTCTACGATGTGTGGACTGTGGAAAATGACGGCAAAATCAAGGTGATAGACAAGGTTAGTCCTAAGTAG